The nucleotide sequence GAAATAAAATATTATAGTATCGGCATGTTTTATTCTTTAGACGGAATGTTTTGGACGCTTTTATATCCTATCCTTATGGCTGGACTGTTCTTTACAATATTTTCGGCCGTAGGTAATTCCGATACCGGTAAAATAGAAATCGGAATTGAAAAAGACAATCCTGTTTATTATCCGCTTAAATTTACAGGAATGTTCAATACAAAAATAATAGATGAGGCATCAGCAAATGAGATGCTCCGTACAAAAAAAATAAAAGCCTTTGTTGAAGCCGATCAATCTTTGAGGCTGAGCGAAGACGGATTATCTCAGACAATAACAAAAACCGTGCTGGATCAAATGAAACAAATCGAAGCCCTTAATATTCCAATGAAGTCTTTTGAATACGGTAAAAACTATATTGAAAGTAAAAACGAAAAAATGAGTTTGAGCATTATCTTGTTCTATTCTCTTTTGGCAATGGTTTCGATTTATACAATGTTCGGCTCGATAGAGATAGCTGTGAAAATACAGGGTAATATTTCAAAAATCGGAGCAAGAATTTGTACAACTCCCATTAAACGCTTTTATTCTTATCTTGCAGGAATTATATTTTATATTATCTTTAATCTTACAGCCAATCTCATATATATTTCCTTTGTGCTCTTTGTTTTAAAGATATCTTTTATTGCCGATTTTAAAATTACTCTTTTGCTCTTGATATATGCGAATTTTTTTGGAGCAGCTCTCGGCTTATTTATAGGCTCAACGCCTATTGGAGATATTCTGTCAAAAAATATGATATGTGTTTTTACAAGTCTTTTTTTAGCTTTTCTATCCGGTATGATGGGGCCTGAGGTAAAAATGTCTATTGAAAAAACAATACCGATTTTAGGGACAATAAATCCTATAGCTCTTTTTACTACCAACCTTTATAACATAAATATTTTGGGAGAATATAATGCAGTACCGTTATTTTTTATTGTCTACACAATAGGTATCATAATTCTTTTATCTCTTTCATTTATTAACTCAAGGAAGGTGCAATATGATAGTTTATAAAAACTTTTTAAGATTAATTTGTACAAAAGTAATAAGTACTATTATTTATGTTGTTATTTTTTTGTTTATCAGTTTTATGACATTAAAGTCTCAAAATTCTCAGGTAAGCGAGTTTGCAGAAACACCTTTAACCGTAAATATAATCGATAGAGACGGTTCAGAATTATCGAAGCATTTAATTTCTTATTTGAAGTCAAAACATGATGTTATTATCATAGACGAAAAAGGTAAGACCAATGAAGAAATTTTACGCAAGTTAAAAAAAGATATTTCTCTGCAAAGAATACATGCTGGGATTATTATAAATAAAAATATGGAAGAAAATGTAATGAGCGGTAAAAAGGCCCTTATAACTTTTAAAGATGACAGAAAAAAATCGGGCTTTTATATGGATTTACAGCTTAATACATATTTAACCTTTGCCGCAAGTGTAAAAAAGACTCAAGGATATTTCGATTTTCAGAGAATCGAAAAAGCTCTTCAAGTAAACACAAAGGTGAATAAGATTAGTTTTCAGAAGAACACTTCGGTAAATATTTGGTTTAAAATATTTTTTAACTTTTTAGGATGGATAGTTTTTTCTGTTGTTCTTAATTCTGTAGGCTGGGCGATGTTCGAGTTAAATAACGAACGCTTAAAAATGCGGAATAATGTTTCTCCGGTATCGACTTTTCGCTTTGTTTGTGAAAACTTTTTGGCTCAATTAACGATAGTAATTTTTATTCTTTCAATATTGATAGGTTTTGCTATTATTACAAATATAACGAGATTGGAAAACATCCCTCTTTTATTATATACATTTAATGCCTTAATGTACACGGCTGTTATTTTAAGTTTAACTTTTATGCTTAATTCTTTTTTAAAAAAAGGCTCTGTTATGGGTATACTCGGTACGGTTCTGCCTCTTTCGATGGCCTTTATTTCGGGTATCTTTGTTGAACAAGAATTGCTTCCCGATTTTATTGTAAATATCTCCCGCCTTTTCCCGACCTATTATTACATAAGGGCAAACGAATTTACTCAAGTTAATTTATCGATTGATTGGAAAAATATAGGAATGCTCTTTTTATTTCTATTTCTCTATTTTACGGTAGGAACCTACTTTTCAAAATTAGGAAGGTCTCAAAGCAAGATAGAATTTGCTCAGCAATAAAAAAAGCCGGTAAGATTTTTATCTTATCGGCTTTCTTGTTTAAATCATTCCTTCAACCATCAGCTTTTCGAACCATAAAAATGTTCCGACGGTAATAGTTAAAGTTCCGTTAACAGAGGGGGTTCCCTTTTTAACGTAAACGGTAATTCCGTTGTCTTCCAATTTATCGAAATTACCGATATTATTGGGCACGCCGACATACACGGTCGGTTCTAATCTCGTACCGCCTCAAGATGCACACATTTGAAGTGCACAATAAACCGAGGTTGCATTTTTTTCTTTGATTTTATCTCTCGCAGAATCTTCAACTCTAACATTCATGTTGGGCCTCCAAAAAATAATTGCAGTCTGCCTTTATCAATACCTCTATGAATTGTTTTAAGGCTCTTACAAACCTAAGATAAAAACTTTTTGAATGAAAGTCAAGACTTTTAAGAAAGTTTTTTGATATGATTAATGAGTAAATTGGACTATAAAGTCTTTTGGAGAAATTATTTGTAAATTCGAACCATTAAAATCAGATATATTTCTGGTAATAATCATACTACAATCATGCGATTCAGCTACTGCATTTTGTAAAGAATCTTCAAAATCAGCCCAATCTGAGTCGATTGCTGACATAATTTCCTTATCGGAAATATCTGCCACTGTTATAATCTGTAGAAGAGTTTTTATAAGGTTTTTAACTCTGATTTTGTCCCTCAATTCTTTATAAGCTATATAGTAAATATCCGTAATCGCCGATGCAGAAACATATGCCTGAATATTCCCACATGTAAGTTCTAATACAGCAATAGCATCTTGTACAAATGAAGCTCTATTTAATAACACATCCAGTATGACATTTGTATCAATTAGGACTTTCATATTTTTTTAATCTCTCTTTCCTGTAATCATCAAGGGATTTTCCTGTATCGGGAATTGCACCGACTAGAGATTTTATAAGATTTATTTTAGACGTTTGTCTTAAATTAGACTTAAAAACTCTATAAGTTATAACCACCTCCTGACCTTGCCGGAGTTTTACAGGAGAATCTAAAACTATTTGAGTTCCATTGTAATAACCTTTTACAGTTTCCAGCATATACTTACCCCTCCATGTCATGATTATTATATCATTTTTAAAGAAAAATTTACAGTCCTTTTTTAAATCTTTATACCCTTAAGCCGAACAATCACAGTCATCTACAAAGAGCAAAAACCAATTATCGGCAATATCGAAAAAGTAAAAGGTCTTTTTTATAAAGCCTCCGTCTAAGACAACTATTTTTAAGATTGCCTTATAGTTTTTTGGTAAGTCTATTTTTAAGTTCTTTATTTCATCACCTTCAAAACTTGCAGGATCTACGGCCTCGGGGATTTCTTTGACAATGGCACAATATACGCCGTCTTTATCTTTCGACTCTTCACAAAATCCGCCGTCCGGCATTCGATTGTAAAAGGGGATGGAGCCTCCGAATTTATTGGCCGAGGGTTTGGTAGAAAAATCGGCGCTTTCATCAAAGCCGAAACCATCCTCAGCCGAAAAAAGAAGGGAAGCCGCACCGGGATTATAAAAACGCCTTATGCCGTAATCAGGGTGAACAAAATCGGCTAATTTTGGGCTTGAATTTTTTAAAAGAAGATTAAAGTTATTTTCCCAATACACATTCGATAAAAAAGAAAAAGCAAAGGAGATGAGCGTTCCTTCATCATAAGATTTTTCGTCTTCACTTCCTTCTTGGGAAACTGATGCCGAAGTCAGTTCAAAAGAATCTATTATATGAGTTAAAATATCCCTATATGTATCATATTCTTTTTTGTTATATTCAAATCTGATCGTATAAAACTTTTCATTTATAGCAAGGGCCTGACAAAAAAACATCTTGTCCTTTGAATAGCCTTTTAAAATAAAACCGTCACGGCCCATATTTTTATCGCTTATTGTAAATTTTTCCGCTTCTTTTTTTTCGTAAAGGTCAGCAGTTTTAAAAATAAACTCGGGGCCGGAATCTTTTAAGTCCGAAACTGAAACCGATAAGGTTACCTCTCCGTCATTGCTCGTAAATACTTGTTCTGCAGGAGAGCCGTCTATAGGTTTTAAAATTTCTGAAGGATAATCGATTTCATAACCTGCTTCCGTATTTGTGTAGGTTAAATATTTTCCCGTAAATTCGGGATTTCGTTTTGAACAAGAAGATATAAAAATTACTGTAAAAAGAATAAAATAAACTTTTCTTAGATTAAACATATTTTCCTTTTGGATAATCCATCTTTAAAGTATAATTTGTACCATTTATAATACAAATATAAGATAATTTAGTTTTCATGTCAATAAACTATTTTATTTTATACTTTCTCACCGTTCATTTTACGTTGAAAGACAATAATAGCAAGAACGAAGATGACTAGTGTATAGATCATTACAACAGTCAGATGAGAAAAGGCATGACCGAAATTACCGCTTAAGGTCGACTTTATTGCTTCCGCACTATGATAAAATGGCAGGATATTTGTTATTTTTTTAAAAGCTCCGCCTATTAAATCAATCGGAATAAATACTCCGGATAACCATCCGGCGACATTTGTTAACAAGGCTCCGCAAACTCCTCCGACTGCTTTATCATTCATAAGACTGCCGAAGAGCAGTCCTGTTCCCACGAACAGTAGAGAGGTTAAAGCTGTCACAATCACCGCAAACAGGAAGTGAATAGTTATTTCAAGACCAAAAGCTCCTGCCGCCAATAAGGTTATCGCAGCCTGTACTATTGTCATAGCCAGCATAGGCAAAGTGTAGCCCAAAATAAAATCTACGGAAGTCATAGGAGAAGTAAACAGGCGCATTAAGAAAGATGAAGTACGGTCTTTTGATAGCAGCATACCGGAAAATAATGCCATAAATACACTCCCAAACATCGCTAAGCCGGGAGCAAGATCTCTTATTTCAAACATAGGATTTTCGGCTTCAGGCGGAATGGCATTATTAATAATGGATAGAAGAATCAACAATATGATAGGAAATCCCAAACCGAAAAAGAGATTTATGGGGTCTCGCAAAACTTCTTTTGTATTTCTTCTTGCAAATAAAAGTATCCTCATAACACACCTCCGGAAAGTATAACAAAAGCGTCCTCCAGCTTGACAGTATCTGTTTGCGTAGTTAATTCCTGTACCGTACCTATTGCTTTTAACTTGCCTTTTGACATTATTCCGACACGGTCGGACAGCGTTTCAACTTCATCCATATAATGAGTT is from Treponema denticola and encodes:
- a CDS encoding ABC transporter permease; protein product: MKFFLREIKYYSIGMFYSLDGMFWTLLYPILMAGLFFTIFSAVGNSDTGKIEIGIEKDNPVYYPLKFTGMFNTKIIDEASANEMLRTKKIKAFVEADQSLRLSEDGLSQTITKTVLDQMKQIEALNIPMKSFEYGKNYIESKNEKMSLSIILFYSLLAMVSIYTMFGSIEIAVKIQGNISKIGARICTTPIKRFYSYLAGIIFYIIFNLTANLIYISFVLFVLKISFIADFKITLLLLIYANFFGAALGLFIGSTPIGDILSKNMICVFTSLFLAFLSGMMGPEVKMSIEKTIPILGTINPIALFTTNLYNINILGEYNAVPLFFIVYTIGIIILLSLSFINSRKVQYDSL
- a CDS encoding ABC transporter permease, producing MIVYKNFLRLICTKVISTIIYVVIFLFISFMTLKSQNSQVSEFAETPLTVNIIDRDGSELSKHLISYLKSKHDVIIIDEKGKTNEEILRKLKKDISLQRIHAGIIINKNMEENVMSGKKALITFKDDRKKSGFYMDLQLNTYLTFAASVKKTQGYFDFQRIEKALQVNTKVNKISFQKNTSVNIWFKIFFNFLGWIVFSVVLNSVGWAMFELNNERLKMRNNVSPVSTFRFVCENFLAQLTIVIFILSILIGFAIITNITRLENIPLLLYTFNALMYTAVILSLTFMLNSFLKKGSVMGILGTVLPLSMAFISGIFVEQELLPDFIVNISRLFPTYYYIRANEFTQVNLSIDWKNIGMLFLFLFLYFTVGTYFSKLGRSQSKIEFAQQ
- a CDS encoding CC/Se motif family (seleno)protein, which gives rise to MNVRVEDSARDKIKEKNATSVYCALQMCASUGGTRLEPTVYVGVPNNIGNFDKLEDNGITVYVKKGTPSVNGTLTITVGTFLWFEKLMVEGMI
- a CDS encoding PIN domain-containing protein codes for the protein MKVLIDTNVILDVLLNRASFVQDAIAVLELTCGNIQAYVSASAITDIYYIAYKELRDKIRVKNLIKTLLQIITVADISDKEIMSAIDSDWADFEDSLQNAVAESHDCSMIITRNISDFNGSNLQIISPKDFIVQFTH
- a CDS encoding ABC transporter permease, translating into MRILLFARRNTKEVLRDPINLFFGLGFPIILLILLSIINNAIPPEAENPMFEIRDLAPGLAMFGSVFMALFSGMLLSKDRTSSFLMRLFTSPMTSVDFILGYTLPMLAMTIVQAAITLLAAGAFGLEITIHFLFAVIVTALTSLLFVGTGLLFGSLMNDKAVGGVCGALLTNVAGWLSGVFIPIDLIGGAFKKITNILPFYHSAEAIKSTLSGNFGHAFSHLTVVMIYTLVIFVLAIIVFQRKMNGEKV